ttTCAACAATTATATCCAAAAGAAGACTATGATGAAAGGAAAGCAACATACCAAGAAATGTGCCGATGGCCCATCTTAGATTGCTCGGTGTAATCAATCCTTTTCCGAACAGCTTGTTTCAAGTCTTTAACTGTTGCGGAATTCATCACTGTCACATCTTCATTGAAAGGAAGAAAATTAATGCATGTAGTTGTTTATTCTTTTCCAATATAACCAGGAATGTAAGTACCAAAGGAGCTGCCATCCAATTTGAGTATAGAGATACGCATGGCACTCCCAAGTTCCAAGCTGATAAGGGTGTCCACATCTGTCAGAGTTGGTTCTTTTGGTATATCAGCAAGCACAGGATCGTTGAGGAGAGCAACCAGTGTTGAATGGAGTCTTGCCTTCTTCATGTCGCTACTATATTCCAGTGAAATGTTGGTTTCCTCCATTCTTCCCTCAGCTGGTGAAGATATGTTTAGATCAGCCAATATCCTATAAGAATTATTAGGCATACACAAGCATGGACAAAAACTAGAGAATGCAAGTCCATGCAGAAACTTCTATAAGTTACTTTGGGAGCCAAGAGAAAGCAGAAAAAGTCCATACACCTCTACTCTAGCTATACCTCCCTTGAACTTCACCCTCGTAATTGTCACCTAACATCTTCCAAGCATCCTACAGAATATAACCCAGGTATCTGTCATATGGCTCGTATTATGCCCATGCCAAGTACAGAGAACCCATTTGGTTCTTTGCATGCACACGTATGTTTGTGTGGGAGAGAGGGGAGttaaatcatatttacatatattgaagagagagaaagagatttCTCATACGAATTCATTTCATGATGAACTAGGGGAAGTGTACTAATCCATCTCGGAAACCTCctgaaccaaaaaaataaatagaaagaaatattgACATTGGTTCAAGCTTCGGTTAAGCAAGCTATTGGAGTAGTCGAATAGGTATGTGCAGCCAAACATAGATTGCTCACTATAACTGCCTCTGATAAACATTTTTTCTTCATCCAAATTGATCTCCTTTCTTATAGTTGGAACTTGTTAAGAAcataaaagaaagtaaatatgATGATCAAAAAAAGTGATGGGGCAAGGCCATAACGAAAGATCTTAGTTTCATGATAGCTTAGCAAAATCTCTCTGATCATTAGAATAAACACGAACCTATggtatccaaaaaaaaaaaaaactattttcaaaATGGATCTACCTGATCTTAGGGTATTTGAGAAATTAAGCATTTCAGAAATTTTCTAAGAATTGAATAGTAATTTCGAATTTTCTCTCAGTGAAAGGTTCTTGGACTTTGCATGATTTTGCAACTCGGATTCCTCTTCCCAGCCCTCccaaaagaaatgaataaataaatatacagaTCTGTGCGTATCTGTGTGCATAGATATTTAAAATGGGTAAAAATagacacaattttttttatttaagaaagaaaacTGTACAAAAGGATAACAGAGGAGACCCCCAGGAAAGTTCTATGTTTAACCTAAATGTTTAAGGACAATGTGTTGAATCTGGGAATAAAAGTCTCCTTGAGGACAAGAGAGAAAAATTCTTTGGGATATGAAGCTAAAAGGAAATGCAGTTATTACCTGTGAGTTGTTTAGATTCTGTAGTAGGATCTCCGGACATCTCTAACAATGTCATATGCTGCATAACAGTGATTTAAAGCAACTTAGTATATGAAGTTTAGGGACAATATAGGGGCATATAATCCACGTCGCAAAAAGCCAAATTTAAAAATCTAAACAGCTGAAAtggcaaaaaaaaatcaaactgtGCTGCAATTTTGTAGGCCCAACAGAAGGGTAAGCCTTCattaaaaatagaatcataacaaCGGCAAAATCATTATACCTCCTCTTTAGCTTCGAGGTCCTTTTCATCTGCCTTCGTTTTAGCCATGCTAACATCTCTGTCCTTCCTGCTCAGGCAAGTAATGAGTGACTCAAAATATTGGTAAAGGTAGTCATATATGCTGATAAAAAGGGATACTGATTGCACATTCAAAAGGAAGATGCAGCCATTTTCACACACACTGAATATGAATATGTTTGAAAACAATTGATGATGCCACTCAGGCATCCAGAAAACAGTAAGCAGTCTCCAAGAGATGTCATCACTTATGGTTATGGGCATTGCATAGAAAGATAAAACTTGCCTATTTTGCATGACTACAGGTCTAGTCTGAAGCACTTTCCTCTCTTTTCTTATTTGAAGGAAATGTGCTCCGTTGTTATACAGTAGAGGATCAGCAATAATGTAGGAATCTATGCATTAGAAATAGTTACAACATATACTCGACAGATACGCTTCCTTGAGATAATAACTGCAATGGAGTTGTTCCAATTTCTTTCTTCTCAGGTCAAGAAAAATAGGTGGTTATTCAATGAAAGGCAAATATCTGAAAGAAGATGTTAAAGCAACCTATCATAAGATTCGGCAGTCAATGAAATTAAGGTACTGCTTTCAGCTAATTGGAGGTATCCATCTACTGAAGAGAGTGTTAGAGTTATGCTTTTGAACTGCAGTAACTTTATTTTACTGCTTAGTTTTTGAATAAATCCAAGTTAATAGTTGGTTAGCTAGTTTTTCCTATTTATTAGTAATTAGTTTATTAAGATATTTTGTAGAGATATTCTAGGCTAGTTTACCATTACTTTTTTACTGTTTTTGTTCTTATAAATGTAGAGTCCAAGAGagcaaaagaaaataattcTCTTTGGCCTCATTgcaatatttttctctcaaagtctttctctgttattttcttaattttttaattaaaaaaccaACAATTGGTTGAGCTTTTTTCTTAGTGAAAAAAATGGATTCCGAAAATAGCTTTTCACGAATGGCTCCTCCTATTTTTGATGGTGAGAACTATCAACTATGGGCTGTGAGAATAGAAGCATACTTGGAAGCTCTTGATTTTTGGGAAGCCGTGGAAGAGGATTGTGAAGTTAATCCGCTGCCTAATAATCCCACCGTGGCCCAAATCAAGAGTCAcaaggaaaagaaaatcattAAGTCCAAGGCAAAAACAACTTTGTTTGCTAATGTATCAACAACTATTTTCACGAGAATCATGACTCTCGCATCACCAAAAGAAATTTGGGATTATCTGAAGAAAGAATATGCTGGAGATGAAAGAATACAGGAATGAAGGTATTAAATTTAATGAGGGAATTCGAATTGCAGAGAATGAAAGAGTCAAAAACAGTTAAGGAATACTTTGACAGATTGCTTGGTATTGTTAACAAGGTGAGACTACTAGGCActgaatttaaatattcaagaaCTGTTGAAAAAATTCTTGTAACAGTGTTTGAAAGATATGAAGCATGTATAACTACTTTGGAAAACACACAAGATCTGTCCAAAATTACCTTGGCAGAATTGTTAAATTCTTTGCAGGCACAGGAACAAAGGAGGCTTAAGAGGCAAGATGGCATGGTTGAAGAAGCTTTAGCAGCCAGCCACAAAACTCAAAGCAAAggtaaattcttgaaaaattaccCACCTTGTCAGCACTGTGGCAAAAATATTCAAGTTCAGGTACAAATATAATTGAAGATGTTCTTTATGTGCCTGATATTGATAAAAGTTTGTTGAGTGTTGGTCAGTTAATGAAAACaagatttaaattattatttggggACAAATATTGTCGGATCTTTGATTCCACTAAGCAAGAGATTTTACAAGTTGAAATGAGAGATAAAAGCTTCTCATTTAATCCAACAGAAGATGCACACAAGCCTTGCAAGACAAAAGATGAATTGACAGATTTGTTCATAAGGTCAATTTCAGCCAAGTCTAGAATCTGCAGTTCCTCAAGCAAGGAGGACTGTTAGAATTATGCTTTTGAACTGCAGTAACTTTATTTTACTGCTTAGTTTTTGAATAAATCCAAGTTAATAGTTGGTTAGCTAGTTTTTCCTATTTATTAGTAATTAGTTTATTAAGATATTTTGTAGAGATATTCCAGGCTCGTTTACCATTACTTTTTTACTGTTTTTGTTCTTATAAATACAGAGTCtaagaaaacaaaagaaaataattctCTTTGCCTAATTGCAGtatttttctctcaaagtctttctctgttattttcttaatttctttattaaaaaacCAATAGAGAGAAATTatctattctttttatttttgatttgaaGATAAGCAATTTGGTCAAACAGTGTGTTGATTTCATCATTCAAGATGTTGAATAGTAAAAAGTATAGAGAGAAGCGAGAGCCTTACACTGCAGCTCATGCAAAAAAGGCtttaacttaaggagttgaTTCGGTGATGCTAGGAACAATTGAGAGAGGCTAGAGAGTTTAGACGAGGCAGAGAAGGCAAGCATTCGAAATAACTCCTTTGATGCTCATGGGGACAATAGGTGAAATAGAGGAACTGTAAGCCGTTCGAAGGAGTTGAAATCACAATGTTATTGGACCTTCTTTATCTTTCTGTATACTGTTGGAACACTTACTATCTTTCAGTTAACATTGATGATTGAGGTACTTTAGAGGATCCTTTTTTTATATACGGCCTTCTACTTCTGTATACACCTGGTTTTGAAAGTTCATTGATTTTTGTATGCACCTTGTACATGAAATTTTcatcaaatcaataagatattgaTTTCAGtgcaaaatatatttctttcaGCTCTTTATTGCCCTTTACCTCACACCTTATCAGCGCGACCAACACGGCAGAATAGTACAAGGAAATTTAAGAACAAAAAACCTTGATAACTTCATGCCATATTCTAAGTATGATCATGCTTCAATTATTCTTGCCGAAGAGATTTCCTGATTTTCAGCCTGACTAGGtatgaaaaaggaaaggaagtTTATGGACATGTACTGACAAGAAGTGTTAAAGAACCAAAGCTCCATCAGAGGCTTACCGGTTTTCGGAACCAGTTGGGTCGAAGACCTGTGAAAAAGATGGAATAGTAATTAGATTATTTTTTCCAGCATGAGAGAGGACAAACATGCAAAATGCATTAGGAAGTACAAAATTTTCCAGCTAAAATTGAAAGAAGGGTATGCTAGGATTCTGACATCCATTTCATTTTTATGACCTTCAAGAACAAGCAAAGGAAGGGAACAACTGTTGGTTACAAGGTTCAATAAAAGATGGACATTCAcctatttaaaaaaagaaaagatggaTAATCAATCACTTACTAAGGTAATCATAACTTTCTAGCTTATTTCACCATTGTAAATCTCTGTCTACAATTCGTTCCACCATCGTTCTCATCTGACTCCTCTTTCAGATTTCAGAGATCTCATGTTTTTGCTTTCTTCTAGCACTCTCGGCAAACACATAAGTCGAGTTTCTTATATTCTCTAGTTGCAAGGTAGCAATTTCAAGGCAAAACAAGCTCCTACATCCGCCAATTCCTTCCTAATGCTTGTTACCTATTTGCAGATGTCATCCTAAAAGACCCTCATCTTTTCAGGTGTGTCTGAGCCTAAGTTCAATTAGGTTGTCTCAAGTAATATAAATGAGAGTCACACTGTTATCTTCGTTCAATGCTTTACTTAGTGTTCTTAATATTCAGCTTCTTATAAtttccatctttcttttcctagaccccacttgtggaactACATTGGGTATGATGTTGTTGTTATAATTTTCATCTTCCGCTTAATTATTCAACGCCCAAGTATTTCAGTTCTAAAACTCCATGATTTGGCAGCCTATGCCAGAATTTTGTTTAAGCAATCTTTTAAGAACTCTTCTAACCACATCCAAAAGAATTATAACAAACAGCAATTGTAAAAAAGAAGCAGCAGAATAATCCAATATAAAAAGGTATTCATAATAAAGCACCTCATTTTGTCTTTCTGTATCTACATTAAAATTTGAACTGGATCTGTGATGATCCATGCTTTGATGATCTGAAGCCGAATAGGAGTAATCGTGTCTCAGCCTAGGAGACCTATGCTCAGTTACATCTCTTCCTGACCTTCGTTCTCTTTTTTCAGATGACATTTCTCTATCCAAATCCCGGCCCTTACGCCGATGCCTGTGCCTCTGCTGTGAGGGAGACCTGTCCCTACTTCTAGAAGAACTTGTCTCATGGTGCCCCATCAGAATCACACAATTATAAAACCAATGTATTTATCTGCCGCAAATCAAATACaccagaaaaaggaaaaaatgccAATTATTAAAACCAAGTAAAATTTATCAGAGCATCATAAGTTGAAACTTGCATATAAACAATCTACTTAAATATTTCAGCTTGAGAGTCTTTTAGTAATGCCAAAATATTGTAGGAATCAGCACTAATCTCAATCACCTATTTCAGCAATCAGGGGAAGATCTAGGGCATACCTTACATGTTCAGCCCGAACTCAGTAGCTTTGGTCCAAactccattttttttattaagaaatCTATTGAATATTAACAAAGGATTAATATAGAACTCACTAACTTAAAAGAACTAGAATCCCAAACCCTCCTGCGAAGAccaaaaacactaggtgattcttCTCATTTTTCCCAGTTTTGGTGGACAGAGTCACCTAGTACCTGTCTCATGGAATTAGTCAAAGGTACACGAAAGCTGGCCCGGATACCACGGTCAtccaaaacaaaaacaaaaaataactaGAATCCTGAACCCATAAGCTTCAAACCCTAGTTCAAACTTTGCAGCAATTTAGTATACTGAAAAATTCTGCAATTGAAAATCATGGGCAGCAATAGCAACAGTTATAAATCAGTGATTGCGCACATCAAATACAATAGAAAAGGCACCAAAGCAAAGCCAATTATCAAACAAATCAATAAATTTATCAGTTTATCAAAGTTGCAACTTGCATACACATCATTTGCTTAAAAGAATCATCTTTTCAGGTTTTTTAGTATGTcgcaatatatataaatatacttaCTGGATTGATGAAAATTTTCTGGAATTGAAAATCACGGGCTTCCAACGAAGGAGAAGAAAATGGGACAAGTGAAAGCAGCAATAGCTGTTCAAAGTGTAAAATATTTTACACAAAAATGGTCTCTTAAGTTTGAGAGTTGCTTCAAAATACCCTATTCCCGGGCATCTTTCGGATTTGGAGATATTTATGCGGgcactttttgaattttgagatttaaataagtttttgaaattcaagaaaattgaataTTTCATGGTTAAATTTTCGATCAAATTTAAATTGTTTAATGGAGTAGTTTTTATATGTAATTAGGCTCGTTTGATACATGGATaaaagatatttaatttttgaaattagtTTTAAGATAATTTATCCTATATTTGGTTGAGATAAATTTACGAAACAACTTATTTTAGGATTAATTTTCCTATATTGAGGATGGAATAATAATTATGTCCGCGATAACTTGTTCCCCAACCAAATGAGCTCTTATGAATTTGGCTTAATTTTGTCAAAAGTTAATATTTTCAGTCTCCATCGTATATTTATCAAACTCTATCGGTTAGATTTGACAGAAATTATGGGAAAAAAGAAAACTTGTGAGGACTCCTATATATAGAGATtcgatttttataattttgatttatttctaaATTTTGGCATAACTTTTTGAGTGGTAGTTTTTGCTATTTGTTATATTTTAAGTGTCTACTGAAATGGAGCTAGCACTGATTTCTGATTCCACCCCCGACTCTCTAATATTCTTCTCATTGAAAGTATCATAGTTTTTTTGTGTTGCATAATTTAAGTTTTGATGATACTTTCATGGTATTTATGGTTAAATCTTTTCCTTGCATTATTTCCATAAGTTTTGATGATACTTTCATGGTATTTATGGTTAAATCTTTTCCTTGCATTATTTCCACCTAAATCTTATTGATaaagtttgataaatatttaaCGGAGATTAAAAGTGTTAACTTTGACAAATTCAAAGGACTAAATCGTTAAGCCTATTAGGAAcgaaaataattaggtgtcatgcgGAAGCCAGTAACGCAAACCTTGAAACCATAAGTAAAAAAGACAAAAACgagaaatatatcaaaagagacAAAAATGATTCCCTCAATACAGCTTAACTCTGTCAAGAaaatatttaacgtggttcgaTCAACCGGCCtacatccacaagaggagatgagcaatccactataaatatgagagtacaaataatcgagagaaataacctcacacaattcacttggaataaaaagaggttcacacaagtgctaacgtaacacttgtgtctcaccgtttctccccctacacaaaactctcaaagcccttaggactacattgtgaatgctaccaAATTAGAAAGAAtaaacctctatttatagagtcataaacattttcctataagaaaaaggactagccaaatatgaagacattgtgtttttcttttaggaaaaggaaaacctAATTATACTAGAAAAGTCAGGGCAAACACTCAACAATTCTCCCTCTTGGCCTTAATTTCTGACAAAATAAAATTGCTCCACCTTCTTCACATAATCTTCAACAGGTTGCATCTCCATCTTCAAAATCTCCTCTGCAAAATCTATGTCTCGGCATAGAGAATTTCTCTGAAAAATTTCTCCAACAAAAATCTTCATTACTGTCAAAAAAGTTGCAGCTAGAACTGAACCCGCCAAGAAGAACACCCGTAACACCCGTTTTAAAccttgctctaataccacttgtTAGGAAcgaaaataattaggtgtcatgcgGAAGCTAGCAATGCAAACCTCGAAAGACCATAAGTAAGaagacaaaaacaaaaaatatatcaaaagagaaaaaaatatttaacgtggttcggtcaACCAACCTATatccacaagaggagatgagcaatccactataaatatgagagtacaaataattgagagaaataacctcacacaattcacttggaataaaaagaggttcacacaagtgctaacgtaacacttgtgtctcaccgtttctccccctaaacaaaactctcaaagccctTAGGAatacattgtgaatgctaccaagttagaaggaataaACCTCTATTTATTGAGTCATAAAccttttcctataagaaaaaggactagccaaatatggagacattgtgttttccttttaggaaaaggaaaacctAATTATACTAGGAAAGTCAGGCAAACACCTAACAAAGCCCTGTTTTCGCAAAACATCAAAACTCTCTTGAAAAAGATTACGTGGAATCAGACATAAAAaaggatgatttttttttatatttaaggGACTATTTTAAACCAATTCTCAAACATAAgagataattattgttatatccCCAAAAGGAAAACTATTTACTATTGAATACCTCATTACTTTCATGCCTCAAAAAGGAGTTCACACGTCTTTTTGATTCTATCAGAGTATATAATGTGAAGGAAAAAATGttattcaattatttattgatattatcatagtatatatatataatctgacaGTATCATGAAGGTATTAAGATTTGAATAACACTGCAGTGTAAAATGCTTAACTGTCTTTGATACCTTCAAAGTATAAGtatatatgaatgtatatatactctgatagtaTCATGAAGAGAAAACATTGTAGTAAAAACACTGTTCAATTATTTCTTGAtatcatcagagtatatatcTGACAATATCATGAAGGTCACGCAAAAACAGACATAAGCCTGCTCACGCGAGGAAGGGGCGGGGCAGTGCTGTAATTACTTTGGGCCTTTGGTCCAGTCAGGATAAATAAGTTGGGGTAGGTCCAGTTTTCCTTGgtttattttgtgtagttttgaGCTCGAAAAACTATTTTTAGTCTAGGAACAAGATTTCTCATAGATCAATTTAAGCTAgatattaattcaaattttgttgagttgaacTAATAAATGAAAGGGTCAATAATTAAAACTTCATCAGGTTATTGTAACCATTCCTATGATTGTAATGGATCTTTGTGTATGGGATTTAGGAATATATTTAGAGTTCATGGCTCTTACAGATTTTACAAAGAACCCAAAGGAAGTATTTTTATTGGGCTGAACTGGCAAATTTTTCTCCAATACAGATTCAAACTCTATGAGTAGCAGTGGCGGAGCCAAGATTTTAATTTAggggtt
This Solanum dulcamara chromosome 1, daSolDulc1.2, whole genome shotgun sequence DNA region includes the following protein-coding sequences:
- the LOC129898838 gene encoding uncharacterized protein LOC129898838 isoform X2 yields the protein MGHHETSSSRSRDRSPSQQRHRHRRKGRDLDREMSSEKRERRSGRDVTEHRSPRLRHDYSYSASDHQSMDHHRSSSNFNVDTERQNEVFDPTGSENRKDRDVSMAKTKADEKDLEAKEEHMTLLEMSGDPTTESKQLTAEGRMEETNISLEYSSDMKKARLHSTLVALLNDPVLADIPKEPTLTDVDTLISLELGSAMRISILKLDGSSFVMNSATVKDLKQAVRKRIDYTEQSKMGHRHISWRHVWSNFCLLFHNEKLLDDTAKLQDYGIRNNAQVQFIPYVISRAYKRHSKRRKHRFFHGLSKKGRTTD
- the LOC129898838 gene encoding U11/U12 small nuclear ribonucleoprotein 25 kDa protein isoform X1; protein product: MGHHETSSSRSRDRSPSQQRHRHRRKGRDLDREMSSEKRERRSGRDVTEHRSPRLRHDYSYSASDHQSMDHHRSSSNFNVDTERQNEVFDPTGSENRKDRDVSMAKTKADEKDLEAKEEHMTLLEMSGDPTTESKQLTAEGRMEETNISLEYSSDMKKARLHSTLVALLNDPVLADIPKEPTLTDVDTLISLELGSAMRISILKLDGSSFDVTVMNSATVKDLKQAVRKRIDYTEQSKMGHRHISWRHVWSNFCLLFHNEKLLDDTAKLQDYGIRNNAQVQFIPYVISRAYKRHSKRRKHRFFHGLSKKGRTTD